A region of the Myxococcus stipitatus DSM 14675 genome:
GAGAGGTCCGGCCAGATGTGGTGCTCGATCTGATAGTTCAGCCACAGGTGCGCGAAGTCGTTCAGGTCGCCACCGGTCCGGTAGTTCGCGCTGCCGATGACCTGCTGCACGTAGCGCTCGCCCTTGTTCGCCGGGGACGTATCGAAGCGATACAGGTCCTCGCCCGTGTGGTTGGGGCCCACCACGAGGAACGTGTGGAGGCTGGTGAGCACGTCCGCCATCACCGAGTTGCAGAACGCGCTGAAGGCCGCCCACGGCCCGATGAGGAGGAACAGCGCGGGGAAGAGCACGAACTGCACGAGGGAGTACGGCAGGTAGCACTGGAGCAGGAGCTCCTTCCACTCGGCGCCCGTGAGCGCGCCACCGTCGCGGCGTCCCTTGCGGCGCAGGGCGCTCAGCGTCTCGGGCGCGTAGTACGAGGCACGCCAGGTGAGCGCCAGCAGGCCGAGCTGGAGATAGCGCAGCGCGAGCGGCCTGTCGGGGTTGCGCAGCGTGCCTTCCGCGTTGCGCTCCAGGAGGTCGGGGTCCGCGTCTTCCCCCGTGAAGGAGTGGTGCAGGACGTTGTGCTCGTAGACCCACGCATCGGGCAGCATCCAGTCGAGCCAGTCGAGGTAGCGCCGCGTGCCCTTCGCGAAGCCCTTGCCCGTCCGGGACGCGGGGACGCCGGGGACGCGGTCATAGCCACGGTGCCCCACGTGGTGCATCAGGAGCCACCGCGTCGAGCGCCCCACGCTGAGCGCCACGGCGCTGAACGGATTCGGCGCAATCCAGCAGGTGGCCATGCCCAGCAGCGTCCCGATGCGCCCCCAGCGCTCAATCTTGCGCAGGTGCTTCAGGTCCGCCTCGCCCACGTTGGCGTCCAGCTCCGCGCGCAGCGCCTTCAGCTCCCGATGGAAGCCCTCCACGTCCACGGAGGCGATGTTGAAGGTGGGGGGCACGGGGGACGACATGCGTGAAGCTCCTCGAGCAGGGATGACGGAGGGGTGAACGGTAGTCGTGCTCGGGGCCCCCTCAAAGCGATTCCGGGCCTGCCGCCGCAGGCAGGCTCGGAGTCCCCGTTCACTCGCCTACTTCGGGGCCGCGGGAGGCGTCTTCTCCTCGGCCGGGGCCGTCGGAATCAGCTCCATCTGCCCACGACACACCGCCGGGAGTTCCTTGGCCAGGTCTCCCTGGACGCAAAAGAGCAGGATGGTCTGTGCCCCCTGGCGCGTGACACCGCTGAGTGACCGGAGATTCCCCGCGCCCATGGGCAACAAGAGCTGGCGGCAGACACCCTGCTCCCCCATCACCCGGCACTCCACATCGCTCTCTTCCAGCACCGAGCCCTTCGAAGCCGCCAGGTCCTGGAACTGCTTGCGGATGGGCACCAGTTGCTCTTCACGAAACTTCTTCATGCTGGGGGGATGCGGCACCACGACCCAGCCCAGGAAGCTGCCGGAGCACCGAATCTGACCGGCCTCCTTCGGTCCCGAAACCGTACAGCCCTCCGGGACCACCAGCTCCGTGGTCCCCACGACAGGCTTCGAAGGATTCGCGTGGGCTTTCAGGTCGATGGGCTCGGGCACGCCATGGACCGCGAAGAACTCCAGGATGCGCTCACAGTGCTTCACCGCGATGCGCCGCGCCGGATCCGCCGCGCAGGACACATACCAGCCGCCCTTCTCCTGACGCAGGAGTGAGGCGTGGCCCGCGGCCTGGACCTTCTTCCCATCCCCCAGGTCGCGAATCTGGAACTCCAAGGTGTCACGCTCGATGCCGCCCAGCGTCAGCCTGGTCTCCTTCGACTCCAGCTTTCCGGTCGACATCGCGGCGATTCCACTCCGGAAGTGCCCGAGCATCTGCTGGTCACTGAACTCCGCCGGCACTTCGACCCAAGCGATGGTCGCCGTCAGCCCCGGGCACAGGTAGTTGCGACCGATGGAGCCTTCCGGCTGAACCTTGCATGACGCGAACAAGGACCCGGCCTCGGGCCGATACGTCACCTTCGCCGACTGCGCGAACACCGTCGTGCACAGCATCAGCACGAGTGCGGTCAGCAGAGGGGCCGCCGCGCGAAGGCAACAGGCGGCCGAGACCCGCCAGACGGAAGTGGACATGGGCCCCTCCATACCCAGGCAGGGAGAGGCAAGTCCAGACACTCCCCCTTCAGTCCCTCGCAAGCAAACGGCCCCGCTCCCGTGAGGAAGCGAGGCCGTTCATGACTTCGGAAGTGAGTCGCGTCGGCTACCGGCGCGCGCGACCCGGCACCGTGCTGGTGACGCCCAGGTACTCCTGGAGCGGCTTCACCTCGAGCTCCGTGCGCTTGAGCGCCTCCAGCGCGCCCACCGCCATCCGCGCCGCCTGCACCGTCGTGTAGTACGGCACCGAGTGCATCAGCGCCTCACGGCGGATGGAGAAGCTGTCGGCGATCTCCTGCTTGCCGAAGGTGGTGTTGATGACCAGCACGATCTCCCCGTCGACAATCTTGTCGACGATGTTCGGCCGGCCCTCCTTCACCTTCTGCACCACCTGCGCCTCGATGCCCTTGGTCGCCAGGTACTTGTGCGTGCCCGCGGTGACGATGAGCGTGAAGCCCATGGTGCGCAGCCGCTTGGCCAGGTCCACCACCGCCGGCTTGTCGTCATCCTTCACCGAGATGAAGACCTTGCCGGACTTGGGCAGCTTCACGCCCGCCGCCAGCTGGCTCTTGGCGAAGGCCGACGCGTAGTCCTGCGCCAGGCCCATCACCTCGCCCGTGGACTTCATCTCGGGCCCGAGGATGACGTCCACGCCCGCAAAGCGCGCGAAGGGGAACACGCTCTCCTTCACCGCGACGTGCCGCATCTCCGGCTCCTTCGTCGCGCCGAGCTCCTTCAGCGTCTTGCCCACCATGCACAGCGCGGCGATCTTCGCCATCGCCACGCCCGTCGCCTTCGAGATGAACGGCACCGTGCGGCTGGCGCGAGGGTTCACCTCCAGGATGTAGATGACCTTGCCCTGGATGGCGAACTGCACGTTCATCAGGCCCACCACCCCCAGCTCGCGCGCCAGGGCAATGGCCTGGTCCTTCATGCGCTCCACGAGGTCCGGCGACAGCGAGTGCGGGGGCAGCGTCGCGGCCGCGTCACCCGAGTGCACACCCGCCTCCTGGATGTGCTCCAGCACGCCGCCAATCATCACGTCGCCCGTCCGGTCCGCGACCAGGTCCAGGTCCACCTCGATGGCTTCCTTCAGGAAGCGGTCGATGAGCACCGGATGCTCCGGCGACGCGCTCACCGCCTCACGCATGTACCGCTCCAGGCTGGCCGCGTCGTACACCGTCTCCATCGCCCGGCCGCCCAGCACGTAGGACGGACGCACCATCACCGGGTAGCCGATGCGCTCGGCGACCTTGAAGGCCTCCGCGTGGCTGCGCGCCACCCCGTTCTCCGGCTGCTTCAGCCCCAGCTTCTCGATGAGCGTGCTGAACCGCTCGCGGTCCTCCGCCCGGTCGATGGCGTCCGGCGACGTGCCCAGGATCGGCAGGCCCGCCTTCTCCAGCGGCACCGAGATGCGCAGCGGCGTCTGCCCGCCGAACTGCACGATGGCGCCGATGGGCCTCTCGCGCTGCGACACCTCCAGCACGTCCTCGATGGTGAGCGGCTCGAAGTAGAGGCGGTCCGACGTGTCGTAGTCCGTGGACACCGTCTCCGGGTTGCAGTTGACCATCACCGTCTCGTACCCGGCCTCGCGCAGCGCGAAGGCCGCGTGGACGCACGCGTAGTCGAACTCGATGCCCTGACCAATCCGGATGGGGCCGCTGCCCAGGATGAGGACCTTCTGGCGGTCCGTCGGAGGCGACTCGTCCTCTTCCTCGTAGGTCGAGTAGAGGTACGGCGTGAAGGCCTCGAACTCCGCGGCGCAGGTGTCCACGCGCTTGAACACGGGACGGATCTTGCGCGAGTGCCGGTGCGCCCGGACCTCCTCCTCCGGGTAGCCCAGGAGCTTGCCCAGGTACTTGTCGGAGAAGCCGTGCGCCTTCGCCTGGCGGAGCACGTCGTCCGGGAGCTGATCCAACCGGCCGTACTCCTGGATGGACTGCGCCTCGCGCACCAGCATCTCGATGTAGCGCAGGAACCACGGATCGATGGCGGACAGCGCGTGCACGTCCTCCACCGTCATCCCCTCGCGGAACGCCTGGGCCACGAACCAGGGGCGCTCGGGACGGGGGACGCGGAGCGCCTCGCGCAGCACCTTCTCGCGCTCCTCCTTCTCCGCGGGCAGGTCCGGGGACTCCAGGCCCACGCGGCCCAGTTCCATGGAGCGCAGCGCCTTCATGTACGCCTCGGGGAAGGTGCGGCCAATGGCCATGACCTCGCCCACCGAGCGCATGCTCGTCGTCAGCGTCCGGTCCGCGTGCGGGAACTTCTCGAAGTTGAAGCGCGGCACCTTCACCACCACGTAGTCCAGCGTCGGCTCGAACGAGGCCGGCGTGTCGCGGGTGATGTCGTTGCGCAGCTCGTCCAGCGTGTAGCCCAGGGCCAGCTTCGCGGCGATCTTCGCGATGGGGTAGCCCGTCGCCTTCGAGGCCAGCGCGCTGGAGCGGGACACGCGCGGGTTCATCTCGATGACGACCATGCGGCCGTCCTTCGGGTTGATGCCGAACTGGATGTTGGAGCCACCCGTGTCGACGCCAATCTCGCGGATGATGGCCAGCGAGGCCTGCCGCATCCGCTGGTACTCGCGGTCGGTCAGCGTCTGCGCGGGCGCCACGGTGATGGAGTCACCCGTGTGGACCCCCATGGGGTCCAGGTTCTCGATGGAGCAGACGATGATGACGTTGTCCGCCGTGTCGCGGACCACTTCCAGCTCGTACTCCTTCCAGCCCAGCACGCTCTCCTCGACGAGGATGGTGGACGTGGGGCTGGCCTTCAGGCCGGAGCGGCAGATGGCCTCGAACTCCTCGCGGTTGTAGGCGATGCCGCCGCCCGTGCCGCCCAGGGTGAACGAGGGGCGGATGATGGCCGGGAAGCCAATCTCGTCCACCAGCGACATGGCCTGGTCCAGCGTGTTCGCATAGCCGCTCTTCGGCAGCGTCACGCCGATCTTCTGCATGGCCGCCTTGAAGAGTTGGCGGTCCTCGGCCTTGTTGATGGCCTCCAGCGACGCGCCGATGAGCCGCACCCCGTGCTTCTCCAGGATGCCCTGCTCGGCCAGCGCCTTCGCCAGGTTGAGCGCCGTCTGGCCGCCCATCGTCGGAAGCAACGAGTCCGGCTTCTCTGCCGCGATGATGCGTTCGGCCGCATCCACCGTGATGGGTTCAATGTAGGTACGGAACGCGAACTCGGGGTCCGTCATCACCGTGGCGGGGTTGCTGTTGAGCAGCACCACCTCCACGCCTTCATCCCGGAGAGCCTTGATGGCTTGAGTACCGGAGTAGTCGAACTCGACGGCCTGCCCGATGACAATCGGGCCCGAGCCAATCACCAGAACCTTGCGGATATCGGTACGCTTGGGCATCGGGGCGCCCCCATACCAACGTCTGACGCCGCATGCACGGATGTTGTGTGGCTCGTGCCTCCCGGGCGTCAGGACGCCTGGACGCCCGGGCGCCTCGGGGGCGGGAGCCCGGAGCATCCAGCCATCGAAGCGGGGGGAGGACAGGTGGGCACCCCACGCCCCCCGGCTCTGCTACGCTCCGCCCCTTCTCGGAGGTCGCATGCGTCGCTGGTCCCTGGCCCTCATCCTCTCCTTCTCCGCGCACGCCCTCGCCCAGGCGCCCGCGACGCCCGAGCCCGCCGCCCCTCCCGCCGAACAGCCGGCCCCTGCTCCGACCACCGTCCCCAAGGCCGAGGAGCCCGCCGCCCCCAAGGCCGAGGATCCCGCCTCCGCCCCGGTGGCCGAAGAGAAGCCGCCCGCGCCGCCCCCCGCCGCGCCGGAGGTGAAGCCTCGCCCGGCCAGGAAGAAGCCCACCGCCGAGGCCGCCGCGCCCACCGCGCCCGCCACCCCTGGCACCGAGGCCCGGCCCGAGACCATCGCCGCGCCGCCTCCGACGCCCGCCGACGCCCGCGCCCAAGCCCGCGACGGCCGCGGCCCCGCCTCCCGCCGCGCCCACCCCGGCCATCAACCGCCCGGAGGTGCCGCTGGAGCCGGAGGCGCCCCTCCTCACGCCCGAGGAGATCCGGCTCGCCGACATCAAGACGAGCGCGCGCTTCCTCTTCCAGACGCTGCTGACGGGGGACGTGCGCAGCACCGCCAACGAGCTGTTCTACCCCTTCCAGCTCGAGGAGAAGCGCTTCGCCACGCCCGAGGAGCTGGTGGCCTCGTGGGTGAAGCAGCTGCGGCTCAAGCGCACGGACCTGGTCACCCTCTACGACGTGGAGGTCCTGTCGCTCGAGGCGATGGAGAAGAAGTACGGCAAGCCTCCGGCCCGGCTCGGGCTGGACCTGCGCAACACGAAGGACGTCTGGGTCGCGGTGGGCAACCTGTCGGGCCGCGCGGGCGTCTTCCTCTACAAGCCCTACGCGAACGAGTACCGCGCCTTCGCCTACACCGACTGAGCCACACAGCCGGCGCCCTCTCCTCGAGCGGCGCCGGCGGGGCTCGGAGCGTCGCTCAGCGCAGCGCCTGCACCATCTCACCCAGGCGCGTCAGGCCCTTGGCGAGCACCGCGCGCGAGGTCGCGAAGCTCATGCGGATGTAGCCCTCCGCGCCGAACGGGTCTCCCGGCACGGCGGCGACGCGGAAGTCGTCCAGCAGGATTTCGGAGAGCTGCATGGAGTCGGTGATGGCCTTGCCCTTGTAGGGGCGGCCGTAGAGCCCCCGCACATCCGCCAGCGCGTAGAAGGCGCCCTCGGGCATCCGGCAGCGCACCCCGTCCAGCGCGTTGAGCCCGCCGACGAAGAAGTCGCGGCGCGCGTGGTACTCGGCCGCCATGGCGGCGATGGTGTCGGGCGGCCCCTGCAGCGCCGCCAGCGCCGCCTTCTGGCCGATGGACGACGCGTTGGACGTGGACTGGTCCTGCACCAGCTGCATCGCGGCGATGACGGGCCGGGGACCCGCCGCGTAGCCCATGCGCCAGCCCGTCATGGAGTACGCCTTGCTCATGCCGTTGACGACCACGATTCGCGGCACCAGGTCCGGCGCCACGTCGCTGAGGCCCAGGCGCTCACCGGTGTAGACGAGCTTCTCGTAGATGTCGTCCGAGATGATGAGGCAGTCGTGGTCCCTCACGGCCGCGGCGATGCCCTCCAGCGCGGCGCGCGAGTACACCGCGCCCGTCGGGTTGCCCGGGCTGTTGATGATGATGGCGCGCGTGCGAGGCGTGAGCGCCCGGCGGATGGCGTCCGGGTCCGGCGCGAAGCCGTCCTCCTCGCGCGTGGCGACGATGACGGGCGTGGCGCCAGCCAGCCGCACCATGTCCGGGTAGCTGACCCAGTAGGGCGAGAAGATGAGGACCTCGTCGCCCTCGTCCAGCACCGCCTGGCAGAAGTTGTAGATGGCCTGCTTGCCGCCCGCGGTGACGAGCACCTGCTCCGGCGTGAAGCGCAGGCCGTTGTCGCGCTCCAGCTTGCGGCAGATGGCCTCGCGCAGCTCGGGGATGCCCGGGGTGGCGGTGTACTTGGTGAAGCCCGCCTTGATGGCGTCCACCGCGGCCTGCTTCACGTAGTCCGGCGTGTCGAAGTCCGGCTCCCCCGCCGCCAGGACGACGACATCCAC
Encoded here:
- a CDS encoding pyridoxal phosphate-dependent aminotransferase; translated protein: MKLARRLQAIKPSPTLALNSRAKALAAQGVDVVVLAAGEPDFDTPDYVKQAAVDAIKAGFTKYTATPGIPELREAICRKLERDNGLRFTPEQVLVTAGGKQAIYNFCQAVLDEGDEVLIFSPYWVSYPDMVRLAGATPVIVATREEDGFAPDPDAIRRALTPRTRAIIINSPGNPTGAVYSRAALEGIAAAVRDHDCLIISDDIYEKLVYTGERLGLSDVAPDLVPRIVVVNGMSKAYSMTGWRMGYAAGPRPVIAAMQLVQDQSTSNASSIGQKAALAALQGPPDTIAAMAAEYHARRDFFVGGLNALDGVRCRMPEGAFYALADVRGLYGRPYKGKAITDSMQLSEILLDDFRVAAVPGDPFGAEGYIRMSFATSRAVLAKGLTRLGEMVQALR
- the carB gene encoding carbamoyl-phosphate synthase large subunit, producing the protein MPKRTDIRKVLVIGSGPIVIGQAVEFDYSGTQAIKALRDEGVEVVLLNSNPATVMTDPEFAFRTYIEPITVDAAERIIAAEKPDSLLPTMGGQTALNLAKALAEQGILEKHGVRLIGASLEAINKAEDRQLFKAAMQKIGVTLPKSGYANTLDQAMSLVDEIGFPAIIRPSFTLGGTGGGIAYNREEFEAICRSGLKASPTSTILVEESVLGWKEYELEVVRDTADNVIIVCSIENLDPMGVHTGDSITVAPAQTLTDREYQRMRQASLAIIREIGVDTGGSNIQFGINPKDGRMVVIEMNPRVSRSSALASKATGYPIAKIAAKLALGYTLDELRNDITRDTPASFEPTLDYVVVKVPRFNFEKFPHADRTLTTSMRSVGEVMAIGRTFPEAYMKALRSMELGRVGLESPDLPAEKEEREKVLREALRVPRPERPWFVAQAFREGMTVEDVHALSAIDPWFLRYIEMLVREAQSIQEYGRLDQLPDDVLRQAKAHGFSDKYLGKLLGYPEEEVRAHRHSRKIRPVFKRVDTCAAEFEAFTPYLYSTYEEEDESPPTDRQKVLILGSGPIRIGQGIEFDYACVHAAFALREAGYETVMVNCNPETVSTDYDTSDRLYFEPLTIEDVLEVSQRERPIGAIVQFGGQTPLRISVPLEKAGLPILGTSPDAIDRAEDRERFSTLIEKLGLKQPENGVARSHAEAFKVAERIGYPVMVRPSYVLGGRAMETVYDAASLERYMREAVSASPEHPVLIDRFLKEAIEVDLDLVADRTGDVMIGGVLEHIQEAGVHSGDAAATLPPHSLSPDLVERMKDQAIALARELGVVGLMNVQFAIQGKVIYILEVNPRASRTVPFISKATGVAMAKIAALCMVGKTLKELGATKEPEMRHVAVKESVFPFARFAGVDVILGPEMKSTGEVMGLAQDYASAFAKSQLAAGVKLPKSGKVFISVKDDDKPAVVDLAKRLRTMGFTLIVTAGTHKYLATKGIEAQVVQKVKEGRPNIVDKIVDGEIVLVINTTFGKQEIADSFSIRREALMHSVPYYTTVQAARMAVGALEALKRTELEVKPLQEYLGVTSTVPGRARR
- a CDS encoding fatty acid desaturase family protein, translating into MSSPVPPTFNIASVDVEGFHRELKALRAELDANVGEADLKHLRKIERWGRIGTLLGMATCWIAPNPFSAVALSVGRSTRWLLMHHVGHRGYDRVPGVPASRTGKGFAKGTRRYLDWLDWMLPDAWVYEHNVLHHSFTGEDADPDLLERNAEGTLRNPDRPLALRYLQLGLLALTWRASYYAPETLSALRRKGRRDGGALTGAEWKELLLQCYLPYSLVQFVLFPALFLLIGPWAAFSAFCNSVMADVLTSLHTFLVVGPNHTGEDLYRFDTSPANKGERYVQQVIGSANYRTGGDLNDFAHLWLNYQIEHHIWPDLSMLKYREVQPKVRALCEKYGIPYVQESVWTRVRKMVDVVVGKRSMRKLAPRAVDAESPAASNGLQAHGA